One window of Salmo salar chromosome ssa11, Ssal_v3.1, whole genome shotgun sequence genomic DNA carries:
- the LOC106562561 gene encoding stabilizer of axonemal microtubules 2 isoform X2, giving the protein MKRLCICEICSCGRHRCPHRPTALYGKPNMTCVLTEYTEKYPAYGGYNPPQSLKPKPVNHGDRGRMDGTTTFKTDFIPYVVTRRPGKQQAEYKPKPGDIDLGTTYKQDYSLYEVQPFAPSRPSERVYATGHKMDTVPTYKEDFRQWEMCKRELKKPDLTYHPPDAKFDGHTTFQDDFLPRGLAPRQSFKPSSIPKISDTPFDGVTSNQQCYVSHPLEARWVKVPEPYKPSSQPLQDLTTNRRDYQGLPGQLPQSYKPNPGKVTSDVPFQSSTEFKERFQQWPVSLPQLHKSLQYVSPTEHMDMSTTSGADYVQHNIQPFISAKPFNRPTKSSAPFQAAVTSGRKFLEENPASWPDSIESEFHKRKQRNFFHST; this is encoded by the exons ATGAAACGGCTGTGCATATGTGAGATCTGCAGCTGTGG ACGCCATCGCTGCCCCCACCGACCCACAGCTCTGTATGGAAAGCCCAATATGACATGTGTCCTGACAGAGTACACAGAGAAGTACCCTGCCTATGGAGGATACAACCCGCCCCAGAGCCTGAAACCCAAGCCTGTTAACCACGGTGACCGGGGGAGAATGGATGGAACTACTACATTCAA GACTGACTTTATTCCCTACGTGGTGACTCGACGGCCGGGGAAACAGCAGGCGGAGTACAAACCCAAACCTGGAGACATAGATCTGGGAACCACCTACAAACAGGACTACAGCCTTTATGAGGTCCAACCCTTCGCCCCTTCCAGACCCAGCGAGAGGGTATACGCAACAGGGCACAAAATGGATACAGTGCCTACGTACAAAG AGGATTTCCGACAGTGGGAGATGTGCAAGCGGGAGCTGAAGAAACCCGACCTGACCTACCACCCGCCAGACGCCAAGTTCGACGGCCACACCACCTTCCAGGACGACTTCCTCCCCCGAGGCCTTGCCCCCAGACAGAGCTTCAAACCCTCCAGTATCCCCAAAATATCCGATACCCCCTTCGATGGGgtgaccagtaaccagcagtgCTATGTGTCCCACCCTCTGGAGGCACGCTGGGTGAAGGTTCCAGAGCCCTATAAACCCAGTAGCCAGCCCCTTCAAGACCTCACCACCAACCGAAGAGACTATCAGGGCCTGCCAGGACAGCTGCCCCAGAGCTATAAGCCTAACCCTGGAAAG GTGACGTCTGACGTTCCCTTTCAGAGCAGCACAGAGTTTAAGGAGCGTTTCCAGCAGTGGCCCGTGTCCCTGCCTCAGCTGCACAAGAGCCTGCAGTACGTCAGCCCCACAGAGCACATGGATATGAGCACCACGTCTGGTGCAGACTACGTCCAACACAACATCCAGCCCTTCATCTCTGCCAAGCCCTTCAATCGGCCCACCAAGTCATCAGCTCCATTCCAG gctgctgtgacctcaggtcgtaaattcctggaggagaatcctgcctcatggccagacagtatagagagtGAGTTTCATAAGAGaaaacaaaggaatttcttccacagCACGTGA
- the LOC106562561 gene encoding stabilizer of axonemal microtubules 2 isoform X1, whose product MKRLCICEICSCGRHRCPHRPTALYGKPNMTCVLTEYTEKYPAYGGYNPPQSLKPKPVNHGDRGRMDGTTTFKTDFIPYVVTRRPGKQQAEYKPKPGDIDLGTTYKQDYSLYEVQPFAPSRPSERVYATGHKMDTVPTYKEDFRQWEMCKRELKKPDLTYHPPDAKFDGHTTFQDDFLPRGLAPRQSFKPSSIPKISDTPFDGVTSNQQCYVSHPLEARWVKVPEPYKPSSQPLQDLTTNRRDYQGLPGQLPQSYKPNPGKVTSDVPFQSSTEFKERFQQWPVSLPQLHKSLQYVSPTEHMDMSTTSGADYVQHNIQPFISAKPFNRPTKSSAPFQVCTTMRDDYQPWEVKRQAMIKKPEEMPRATGQMDHLTTFKAHFTPHELQPNVSFKPAHAPMRADAPMEGGTMYSTEFTPKRISVCPASYDSPPGFVFEDSDDRGHRFYRKLPSKDMNKMAAGMAVAVVS is encoded by the exons ATGAAACGGCTGTGCATATGTGAGATCTGCAGCTGTGG ACGCCATCGCTGCCCCCACCGACCCACAGCTCTGTATGGAAAGCCCAATATGACATGTGTCCTGACAGAGTACACAGAGAAGTACCCTGCCTATGGAGGATACAACCCGCCCCAGAGCCTGAAACCCAAGCCTGTTAACCACGGTGACCGGGGGAGAATGGATGGAACTACTACATTCAA GACTGACTTTATTCCCTACGTGGTGACTCGACGGCCGGGGAAACAGCAGGCGGAGTACAAACCCAAACCTGGAGACATAGATCTGGGAACCACCTACAAACAGGACTACAGCCTTTATGAGGTCCAACCCTTCGCCCCTTCCAGACCCAGCGAGAGGGTATACGCAACAGGGCACAAAATGGATACAGTGCCTACGTACAAAG AGGATTTCCGACAGTGGGAGATGTGCAAGCGGGAGCTGAAGAAACCCGACCTGACCTACCACCCGCCAGACGCCAAGTTCGACGGCCACACCACCTTCCAGGACGACTTCCTCCCCCGAGGCCTTGCCCCCAGACAGAGCTTCAAACCCTCCAGTATCCCCAAAATATCCGATACCCCCTTCGATGGGgtgaccagtaaccagcagtgCTATGTGTCCCACCCTCTGGAGGCACGCTGGGTGAAGGTTCCAGAGCCCTATAAACCCAGTAGCCAGCCCCTTCAAGACCTCACCACCAACCGAAGAGACTATCAGGGCCTGCCAGGACAGCTGCCCCAGAGCTATAAGCCTAACCCTGGAAAG GTGACGTCTGACGTTCCCTTTCAGAGCAGCACAGAGTTTAAGGAGCGTTTCCAGCAGTGGCCCGTGTCCCTGCCTCAGCTGCACAAGAGCCTGCAGTACGTCAGCCCCACAGAGCACATGGATATGAGCACCACGTCTGGTGCAGACTACGTCCAACACAACATCCAGCCCTTCATCTCTGCCAAGCCCTTCAATCGGCCCACCAAGTCATCAGCTCCATTCCAG GTCTGCACCACTATGAGGGATGACTACCAGCCTTGGGAGGTCAAGAGACAGGCCATGATCAAGAAGCCTGAGGAGATGCCGAGAGCCACCGGACAGATGGACCACCTCACCACCTTCAAG GCCCATTTTACACCCCACGAACTGCAGCCCAATGTGAGCTTCAAGCCAGCTCACGCCCCCATGAGGGCTGATGCCCCAATGGAGGGCGGCACCATGTACAGCACAGAGTTCACCCCcaagag GATCAGCGTTTGTCCAGCTAGCTACGACTCCCCGCCGGGCTTCGTGTTTGAGGACAGCGACGACAGGGGACATAGGTTCTACAGGAAGTTGCCATCTAAGGACATGAACAAGATGGCCGCCGGCATGGCGGTGGCTGTGGTGTCATAA